The segment GAGCAAGCGAAGTCATTTCTGGTCTTTACTTCGCAAAGGTTCCCGCTCGACTGTCGAGATCTTTCACACATCTCGCGGTCTCACGTGATCATACAGGCACACGTCTTATTAGTGCAAATGCGCCAAACAACCCAACAGGCGCGCAACAATGTCATGGACAGTCATCGTCTCACAATACTATGCCGTGAGCGATCGTGCAAGGCAAATGGCAGTGGTTGCAAGCAGATAAAAGTGTCAGGACCGTCCCCAAGTGACCCACGCAAGGGATGCATCACCCAGTTTTCACCTGAGGAAATCGTGGCTCTTCGGATGTCTTTGCAAGCAATGGATCGGGGTGAGTGCATTTACATAATTTCTAAAAATCAGTATTCTCCTACTAAATTCTCGTCATCTCTTATTTTGGTCACACCTGTAAGGAAATGTTTACAGCCTGCAGCATTTTGACTTAGCTTGCTTCCACTTACAGTGCTACAGTTTGTTTTAGGGCATGAGGGGTCAAATGACCCCCAGCAACTGAAATAAAGGGGTTACTTTTGTATGGTGTGCAGGGAGACTGTACGTGAAAGATATAACTTCTGCTGCCCACCAACATTTGTAAacaaccgggggggggggggggctggtcaCAGCAATGTCATTCGCCATTATGAAATCCGCAGCGCGGCAGTGTAAGTTAacgttgtttgattttgtgtgatttttattattgtgtgtttgttttcagaTTCAAAGGAGTGGTTCATACTGGGCATTCTCAGCTCTTGCATGCGGACCGGACAGAAGACTGAGTGCAGCAAATGGAAGGAACAGCGCGACCGCACCCGAGCTCGTTCCACCTACTGTCTGCTGACCAACCCTGTCTGCAAAGTGATCCCAGCACCAGGACTCTCTGATGTGAGGAGGCGATACCTGTTCCAGCACATCAGGGAGTACGTCAGAGAAGACAGGCAAAACCTTGTGTGTCCTGACCCTGCCAATTGACTGAAGGAGGTTTGTTTCAGTTTGTGAACTGCGCTGCCCGTGATCTGTGACTGTGACTCGTGTGAGTAACATTCATCTCTCAGTGAACTGGCATTCATCCTCGTCGTACACTCAGATACCATCAACTTCTTTTTCTGTGCTTCAGTTGGTTTTGGTGACATGCGTGACAGATTGAAGTTTGTGTTAGCGACGACAGTTATTACTATTCCGGCTTCAGGCAACgatgtgaaaaaaaaggaaaaaaacttttGATTTAGTGTTTGTCATGTTGATTATGTGGCTATGAAATATCTTTCTTCTGTCTTTAATCTGAGTGAGTTGACCTCTTGGTAATGTTATTTGGTCAGATTTTTCAGTTTAATTTTCTGAAGCCCCACATAGTCTTACGCAGTGCGTCTTGTACTATTACTTGTTAGATTGTTTTTTATTAAATGTTCTACAATTTCTTTCTTTAAGTCAGTATCCTTCAAAGGGATTACATATGTTTCTTCTGACAGTGAATTGTTTTCATTCAAGttcaagttattgcatttaCTGTGATTTACAGAATCAGAAGttcaaatttgtattttttgtaattttttttttttaaagtgagaaATGAAAAAGTTAAGCTATATTTCTAGTTATTacttttttatttatatgttttataGTGTCCTGTGCGTTGCCTGATTGTGGTATCATGTCTAAGCCTCTgttattttgtcaaaacttgtgGTCAGTTGAATTTAGCATTTTTGTCGTTTGCTCTCAAATTCAGCAAAAAAGGGCGTCTTTTAGGCGTCAAGTAAAACATTTTAATCAAAACTAAtcatctttgtttttgtttgtaattgtacAGTTGTATCTTGTTATTAACTGTGGAGAGATTTGGTTGAGTCTGAACCCCTTTTGCTAGGGAATACCTTTATGGGTGCAAATGAAAACTTTCAAGTCCgttttctcaaaatggccgctCTCTCTTCCCCGTACTTCAAACGACTGTAGATTTGTCAATTTTTATACCACAGCTTTGGTTTTGATATCAAAATGATCATCAGAAGTTGTAGTTTCTAATTATAAAAACAGCACAAAAAGTCCAAAATGCGAGTTAAGGCTGGAGTATACTATGGAggcccaatttcaaagtgattaggtagttttaaaagttactttttctgttagttcaatgtttgctttatcaggaaaatacaaaatataaagggcttaacgcgcaacattttaagataacgactgaagtttaagcataggtatcagattttttcacgcaaacacaACTGAATAAGTTGCAATATTGTATTGTAAAAATGTAAGCAAAATAACAATctgatgatcacaaactgaagaagagaaatagggaagcaaaatagaacattaaacgtagtgattttacttgtgaattcggaaaaaaatccttttgtatccattttgaagctcaatttgaagcatcgaacaccaacaaacattgattaaaagtgttaaagtgattacagtgttcagaaatagtgttagatacatgtaccaagttgagttatccctctttatcaatttaaaaaaaaagacacctcttaacgcgcaaaattttgaactgtgatgcttttactacccccacccccttcccatttttcagaaaagagtgcatattatcttccaaatagaaaagcagggtagtcagatgatcaaaaacttaaaaagagaaagagggaagcaaaatagaacatccaacataatgatttaacttgtgaattatgagaaaactatttttattactcattttataagctgaatttaaagcttggaagacagaacaaataaattaaaagtgctaaagtggttacagtgttcagaactagtgttagataccaagttgagttatccctctttatcaatttttgaaaaaaatacaccttaacgcgcaaaatttcgaattgtgatgcttttactacccccaccccccttcccatttttcagaaaagagtgcatattatcttccaaatagaaaagcagggtagtcagatgatcaaacacttaagaagagaaagagggaatcaaaatagaacatccaacataatgatttaacttgagaattatgagaaaaccattttttttacccatttttgaagcttaatttgaaacttggaacacagacaaacataaattaaaagtgttgaagtgattacagtgttcagaaatagtgttagataccaagttgatttatccctctttaccactgttattAAAGAAATACACTGGCAGACGAGTTCgagacattgcatctcgatgcaatccgaatcattgtaggtgcagtacgtggcacaagccaccaaaaactgtataatgaatcgggttttgtgcccctgaaagaaaggcgacgtcgtcataaacttttgctgtattataa is part of the Littorina saxatilis isolate snail1 linkage group LG15, US_GU_Lsax_2.0, whole genome shotgun sequence genome and harbors:
- the LOC138948095 gene encoding uncharacterized protein; the encoded protein is MRQTTQQARNNVMDSHRLTILCRERSCKANGSGCKQIKVSGPSPSDPRKGCITQFSPEEIVALRMSLQAMDRDSKEWFILGILSSCMRTGQKTECSKWKEQRDRTRARSTYCLLTNPVCKVIPAPGLSDVRRRYLFQHIREYVREDRQNLVCPDPAN